The Gammaproteobacteria bacterium genome segment CGGTAGTCGCCGGCGAAGTCATCCTGGAAATACGCCTCGTCGGCCTGCGCCTTCGCCGCGGCGAGCTCGCGGCCGTGCACATGCACCTCCGCATGGCACATCTCGCACAGTCCGCCGCCGTGATCGAAATGCAGATGACCGCAGAACACCACGTCCACGTCCTCCGGCGCCAGACCCAGCTCGGCCAGGCGATTGGGCAGGCGCTGTTCCTCGGTCATTTCCGGCGGACCGAAGGGAAACGCCTCGTTCTCGTAGTACCGGGTGCGCAGCGCGGGATCGGCGATCTTGCCGTAATCGCAGCCCACGTCGTAAAGAATACGGCCGTTCGACGTCTCGATCAGATAGGCGAGTATCGGCGCCTCGATGATCACACCCTGCCCGTGATGACGGGTCGAGAGGGTTTTTTCGTATTTATGCGTACCGGTCAGCAGCGGCCAGAACCGTTTCACCTGTGTCATGCGGCCGGCCTCAATGCGCGGTCAAAAAGGACACGCCGACCACACCGATGAAATCGCGGCCGTTGCCGACGTCCATATTGGCAGGATCGGCGTTCAGCACCCGCGCCACGCGATAACGGTGATACGAGCGCAACAGATTGGAGACGAACAGTATCTGCGACCTGTCGTCGCCGAACTGTTCACGATGCAGACGCGGCAGTGCATACCACGGCGCCGTGGGACGCACGTGATGCGCGTTGTGATAACCGAAATTGAGCGTAAACAGATTCATCCACGGGTGCTTGAGCGAAATCAGGTTGGAATAGGTGTTGTGGTTTTCGTAGCTGCGGTCGAACT includes the following:
- a CDS encoding N-acyl homoserine lactonase family protein encodes the protein MTQVKRFWPLLTGTHKYEKTLSTRHHGQGVIIEAPILAYLIETSNGRILYDVGCDYGKIADPALRTRYYENEAFPFGPPEMTEEQRLPNRLAELGLAPEDVDVVFCGHLHFDHGGGLCEMCHAEVHVHGRELAAAKAQADEAYFQDDFAGDYRWRIMEEEYTVTPGVQAVESPGHTAGHMSLFIELPRGAPIILAGDAADLQENIEQEIAPGLCWEDREDLALDSIRKLKHLATETGAELWPNHDMAFYRSRRRFPDFYE